The Congregibacter litoralis KT71 genome contains a region encoding:
- a CDS encoding helix-turn-helix domain-containing protein yields the protein MIPFSSFSDHTRLSVKTRGTLSTTTPVARAADNPVSPSVSTFAAETFPGVSRAIPRSAPPTRQRPEIVEGQWPGSHEPPGEWERFARYEATPAATKPSLAAEGYSPGEAREAYGDRPSLHARREAGNPHLRDDTEKKSRYLPLSRTTDKVLRILLDGDLSRVRAESVAETLGISCTTLRRRLRNDHTSYQFLLDRARQYRCEARLRERWLPGKCLADELGYLEVNSFYRAFRRWTGLSYSDYRQRYH from the coding sequence ATGATCCCGTTTTCTTCATTTTCAGACCATACCCGGCTATCCGTTAAAACCCGGGGCACTCTCTCCACCACTACCCCCGTTGCACGGGCTGCTGACAACCCGGTTTCACCATCAGTAAGCACCTTCGCGGCGGAGACCTTTCCCGGCGTGTCCCGAGCTATTCCCCGGAGCGCTCCCCCCACGCGCCAGCGCCCGGAAATAGTCGAGGGGCAATGGCCCGGGAGCCACGAGCCGCCGGGGGAATGGGAGCGCTTTGCCCGCTACGAGGCAACGCCAGCCGCTACGAAGCCGTCATTGGCTGCAGAGGGGTACTCCCCGGGAGAGGCCCGGGAAGCTTACGGTGATCGCCCGTCATTGCACGCCCGGCGGGAAGCTGGTAACCCCCACTTAAGAGACGACACCGAAAAGAAAAGTCGCTATCTACCGCTCTCGCGGACGACGGATAAAGTGCTGCGGATTTTGCTGGACGGAGACTTATCCCGAGTACGGGCCGAGAGCGTGGCCGAGACCCTGGGTATCAGCTGCACCACCCTGCGGCGACGATTGCGCAACGACCACACCAGTTATCAGTTTCTCCTTGACCGGGCTCGCCAGTACCGCTGCGAAGCCCGCTTGAGAGAGCGATGGCTCCCCGGCAAATGCCTCGCGGACGAACTGGGTTATCTCGAGGTGAACAGCTTTTATCGCGCCTTCCGGCGCTGGACGGGACTAAGCTACAGTGACTATCGGCAGCGATACCACTGA
- the hflK gene encoding FtsH protease activity modulator HflK, protein MAWNEPGGGNNSRDPWGGGNQGPPDLDEALKKLQQRFGGLFGGGKGGGAGGSGGGGASASLFIVLLCGAALVWALMGLYQIDEQERAVVLRFGKYHSTVRPGLHWNPPGIDEVIRVNTTKVRAASFREIMLTQDENIVEVRMSVQYIIDNVQDFVLQVRQPENALQQAAKSALRHVVGGMTMDLVLTEGRTRIATEVDERLQNYLNNYTTGIRLSAVNVDDSKPPSQVQAAFDDVIKAREDEERVKNEAQSYANGIVPEARGQAQRQIEEASAYREQVIANAEGEADRFSNLLAEYRKAPEVTRERLYLDAVQNVLSNTSKIMVDVEGGNNVMYLPLDKLNAGSNVTRRSAPMDINSSNIRELTDAVTEQLRRDAAAQQSRRGGR, encoded by the coding sequence ATGGCCTGGAATGAACCGGGTGGCGGTAACAACTCACGCGACCCTTGGGGCGGTGGCAATCAGGGTCCGCCGGACCTTGATGAAGCGCTCAAAAAACTGCAGCAACGCTTTGGCGGCCTCTTTGGTGGTGGCAAAGGCGGTGGCGCCGGTGGAAGCGGTGGCGGGGGGGCCTCAGCCTCACTGTTTATTGTCCTGCTCTGTGGTGCCGCTCTGGTCTGGGCCCTCATGGGTCTGTATCAGATAGACGAGCAGGAGCGCGCCGTCGTCCTGCGTTTTGGTAAATACCATTCCACGGTCCGTCCGGGTCTCCACTGGAATCCCCCGGGTATCGACGAAGTCATTCGGGTCAATACCACCAAGGTTCGCGCGGCGAGCTTCCGGGAAATCATGCTCACCCAGGACGAGAACATCGTTGAGGTGCGTATGTCGGTGCAATACATCATCGATAACGTCCAAGACTTTGTACTGCAGGTGCGTCAGCCGGAGAATGCTCTCCAGCAGGCTGCCAAAAGTGCCCTTCGCCACGTGGTCGGTGGTATGACCATGGACCTGGTGCTCACCGAGGGAAGAACGCGCATCGCCACGGAAGTCGATGAGCGGCTGCAGAATTATCTGAACAACTACACCACGGGTATTCGTCTGTCGGCGGTTAACGTCGATGACTCGAAACCACCCTCACAGGTGCAGGCGGCTTTTGATGACGTGATCAAGGCGCGCGAGGACGAGGAGCGCGTGAAGAACGAAGCCCAGTCCTACGCAAACGGTATCGTGCCTGAAGCCCGCGGCCAGGCGCAGCGCCAGATCGAAGAGGCGAGCGCTTATCGCGAGCAGGTGATTGCCAATGCGGAAGGTGAAGCCGATCGCTTCAGCAACCTCCTGGCGGAGTATCGCAAGGCACCGGAAGTGACCCGGGAGCGCCTGTATCTCGATGCGGTGCAGAACGTGCTCAGCAACACCAGCAAGATCATGGTCGACGTCGAGGGGGGGAACAACGTGATGTACCTGCCTCTGGACAAGCTCAACGCGGGATCGAACGTCACGCGACGAAGTGCGCCCATGGACATCAACTCAAGCAATATTCGTGAGCTGACCGATGCGGTAACGGAGCAGTTGCGCCGTGATGCCGCTGCCCAGCAATCTCGACGGGGAGGACGTTGA
- a CDS encoding molybdopterin-dependent oxidoreductase, producing MTQTHYRACHLCEAICGLKIETRGEEILSIKGDPDDPLSRGHICPKAVALKDIHEDPDRLRYPVRRINNDDGSHSWQEISWEEALDATAEALVKSYKEHGVDSIGVYLGNPSVHNYGMLTHQNYLFRWLRSRNRFSATSVDQLPHHLTSLWLFGHKSLFPIPDIDRSDFFLMLGANPLASNGSIWTVPDVKQRIKDLKARGGKLLVVDPRRTETAELASEHFSIVPGSDALFLAALLNTLFEEGLTNPGRLKEFTTGLDEVASAVAPFTPEHAAEHCGIDAPTIRRIAREFAAADAAICYGRMGVSTQIFGGLCQWLIQIINIATGNLDRPGGSMFTLPAVDQVPRTGPGGFDRHRSRVRDLPEFDRELPAAAMAEEITTPGEGQIRVMFTGAGNPVLSTPNGRALDDALEQLEFMVSLDPYINETTRHADIILPPTSPLEHDHYDIAFHINAMRNTTRYNPPVFEPAEDKLHDWEIFTALGERVARALGEEPKERVAPHDMIDVGLQFGPYGKDSAFDLSLDKLKANPSGIDLGELQSMLPERLMTADRQIHCATPEALADIQRLADNFGEQRAEGLLLIGRRHVRSNNSWMHNYHRLVKGKPRDQLMVHPEDLSAHDLRDGDQALLQSRSGEVTVTLLASDEVMPGVVSLPHGFGHNRKGIRMTTASSHAGVSCNDVTDAAYLDELSGNAAINGVPVTLRAIA from the coding sequence ATGACCCAAACCCACTATCGTGCCTGCCATCTCTGCGAAGCCATCTGCGGCCTCAAGATCGAAACCCGCGGTGAGGAGATACTCTCGATCAAGGGTGACCCCGACGACCCCCTGAGTCGGGGACATATCTGCCCGAAAGCCGTGGCGTTGAAAGACATTCACGAGGACCCCGATCGACTGCGCTACCCCGTGCGACGGATAAACAACGACGATGGCTCCCACAGCTGGCAGGAGATCAGCTGGGAGGAAGCACTGGATGCCACGGCAGAGGCCCTGGTGAAGAGCTATAAAGAACACGGCGTTGATTCCATCGGTGTGTACCTGGGCAACCCCTCGGTACACAACTACGGCATGCTGACCCATCAGAACTATCTCTTTCGATGGCTGCGATCCAGAAACCGCTTTTCCGCCACCTCGGTAGATCAACTGCCTCACCACCTCACATCCCTGTGGTTATTCGGACACAAATCCCTGTTCCCTATCCCCGATATCGATCGCAGCGATTTTTTCCTGATGCTCGGCGCGAACCCCCTGGCGAGCAACGGCAGCATCTGGACCGTGCCCGACGTCAAGCAGCGCATCAAGGATCTCAAGGCCCGGGGTGGCAAACTCCTGGTGGTGGATCCCCGGCGCACGGAAACCGCAGAGCTGGCCAGTGAACACTTTTCCATTGTCCCGGGTAGTGATGCGCTGTTTTTAGCGGCCTTACTCAACACCCTGTTTGAAGAGGGACTCACAAACCCCGGCAGGCTCAAAGAATTCACCACGGGTTTGGATGAAGTCGCCAGCGCCGTGGCGCCCTTCACGCCCGAGCATGCGGCAGAGCACTGCGGCATCGATGCGCCGACTATTCGCCGCATCGCAAGGGAGTTTGCCGCGGCTGATGCGGCAATCTGCTACGGACGCATGGGCGTCTCCACACAGATTTTCGGTGGCCTTTGCCAATGGCTCATACAGATCATCAATATCGCTACGGGAAATCTCGATAGACCCGGGGGCAGCATGTTCACCCTTCCGGCGGTGGATCAGGTACCCCGCACGGGCCCCGGTGGCTTTGACCGGCACCGCAGTCGGGTACGCGATCTCCCGGAGTTCGACCGGGAGCTGCCTGCCGCTGCCATGGCGGAAGAAATCACCACCCCCGGCGAGGGCCAGATCCGCGTCATGTTCACCGGAGCAGGAAACCCCGTGCTATCCACCCCAAACGGCCGGGCTCTGGATGACGCTCTGGAACAGCTTGAATTCATGGTCTCACTGGATCCCTACATCAACGAGACCACCCGACACGCCGATATCATTCTGCCGCCCACCTCGCCCCTGGAGCACGACCACTACGATATTGCTTTTCATATCAACGCCATGCGCAACACCACGCGCTATAACCCGCCGGTGTTTGAGCCTGCGGAAGACAAGCTTCACGACTGGGAAATTTTCACGGCCCTGGGCGAGCGCGTGGCAAGAGCCCTGGGCGAGGAGCCCAAGGAGCGGGTAGCGCCCCACGATATGATCGACGTGGGCCTGCAGTTTGGCCCCTACGGCAAAGACAGCGCCTTTGATCTGAGTCTGGACAAGCTCAAGGCCAACCCCTCGGGCATCGATCTCGGGGAACTGCAGTCTATGCTGCCCGAGCGCCTCATGACCGCCGACCGCCAGATTCACTGTGCAACGCCCGAGGCCCTGGCGGATATCCAGCGTCTCGCGGACAATTTTGGGGAGCAGCGTGCCGAGGGCCTGCTACTCATCGGACGCAGGCACGTGCGCTCCAACAACTCCTGGATGCACAACTATCATCGTCTGGTGAAAGGCAAGCCCCGAGATCAACTCATGGTCCACCCGGAGGACCTCAGTGCCCATGACCTCAGGGATGGTGACCAGGCCCTCCTGCAATCCCGCAGCGGCGAAGTCACGGTGACCCTCCTCGCCTCCGACGAGGTGATGCCCGGCGTCGTCAGCCTGCCCCATGGATTTGGCCACAACCGCAAGGGTATCCGTATGACCACCGCCAGTAGTCACGCAGGGGTGTCCTGCAACGATGTGACCGATGCGGCCTATCTGGATGAACTGTCGGGCAATGCAGCGATCAACGGGGTTCCCGTCACACTTAGGGCCATCGCATAG
- a CDS encoding M48 family metallopeptidase, translating to MDFFTQQDRARRNTRYLVVLFGLALALIVILVNALVTAFLWVGRDYNIYAGGSGWEGYLALFSWERFGVIGLAVLSTVGFVSLVRWLQLASGGKAVAESLGGRRVLRQSADPYEKRCLNIVEELSLAANMPVPALYVLPDERGINAFAAGVNPADAVVAVTRGAALQLNRNELQGVVAHEFSHILNGDMRLGIRLASLLKGITFIGDVGHFLLRMGAYGVGRSNRRSESSAALPIVGLGLMVIGWLGSLAAGFIKAAISRQKEYLADASAVQFTRDNSGIADALKVIGGFVPGSLVHSARAPEMSHIFFGEVRHRLWEGFATHPPLEQRIRRLDKDWDGQYLQRAEVRYGTEPLSENDVQTGVGRAALVAAAMASAGLADSEGTRDQASSDATFSTDEDVADSRIRDESDADALPQTLHDSVLEPLGATAMALTLVTAQRESQPLEAALAVLRSKGARGQLELVTDLLPQVRGLHPGQRFPLMATAMPALKSLSTPQYREFKTTLLSVIQSDGRIDLFEWCLFQLLRHYLDPEFLRVENSRPRYRHIAKVRAPLRQVLSVLAHQGEGDSARAFALACEELGLSGLTLAPLEECSVAEFSRGVHTLADCYPLLKPRILKAMALAAADDGEVCPVERELVIAVAAVMDCPLPPEFALG from the coding sequence GTGGACTTTTTTACGCAGCAGGATCGCGCCCGGCGTAACACACGTTATCTCGTAGTCCTCTTTGGCCTGGCATTGGCGCTGATCGTCATCCTCGTTAATGCCCTGGTCACGGCTTTTCTCTGGGTGGGTCGCGACTACAACATCTACGCCGGTGGCAGCGGCTGGGAGGGCTATCTCGCCCTCTTCTCCTGGGAGCGCTTCGGCGTCATCGGCCTTGCCGTTCTGTCTACCGTGGGTTTTGTGTCCCTCGTGCGCTGGCTTCAGCTCGCGTCAGGAGGCAAGGCAGTAGCCGAGAGCCTGGGCGGACGCAGAGTGCTTCGCCAAAGTGCCGACCCCTACGAAAAACGCTGCCTGAACATCGTTGAGGAGCTCTCCCTCGCGGCCAATATGCCCGTGCCCGCCCTCTACGTGCTCCCGGACGAACGGGGTATCAACGCCTTCGCCGCTGGCGTTAACCCGGCAGATGCCGTGGTCGCCGTCACGCGGGGCGCCGCACTGCAGTTAAACCGTAATGAGCTCCAGGGCGTTGTGGCCCACGAATTCAGCCACATCCTGAATGGCGATATGCGTCTGGGCATCCGCCTCGCCTCCCTTCTTAAAGGAATTACCTTTATTGGCGACGTGGGGCATTTTTTGCTGCGCATGGGGGCCTACGGCGTGGGCCGCAGCAACCGCCGGAGTGAGAGCAGTGCGGCGCTGCCCATAGTAGGCCTGGGCCTGATGGTCATCGGCTGGCTGGGCTCCCTCGCCGCGGGGTTTATCAAAGCGGCCATCAGTCGCCAGAAGGAATACCTTGCCGATGCCAGCGCCGTGCAGTTCACCCGCGATAACAGCGGCATTGCCGATGCCCTGAAGGTAATCGGTGGCTTTGTTCCCGGCTCCCTGGTCCACAGCGCACGTGCGCCGGAAATGTCACATATCTTTTTTGGTGAAGTGCGTCATCGCCTCTGGGAGGGCTTCGCGACCCACCCGCCTCTGGAGCAGCGCATCCGTCGCCTGGACAAGGACTGGGACGGTCAATATCTCCAGCGCGCAGAAGTTCGCTACGGCACGGAGCCCTTGTCCGAGAATGATGTGCAGACGGGGGTCGGTAGAGCGGCGCTCGTGGCAGCGGCAATGGCGAGCGCAGGTCTTGCGGACAGCGAAGGAACCAGGGATCAGGCATCAAGCGATGCTACCTTTAGCACGGACGAGGATGTCGCCGATTCGAGGATCAGGGATGAGAGCGATGCCGATGCCTTGCCCCAGACGCTTCACGACAGCGTTCTGGAGCCCCTGGGCGCTACCGCCATGGCCCTGACCCTGGTCACGGCACAGCGGGAGTCGCAGCCCCTGGAAGCGGCACTGGCGGTGTTGCGCAGCAAAGGGGCGCGGGGACAGCTGGAACTGGTCACGGATCTCCTGCCCCAGGTTCGTGGCCTGCACCCGGGACAGCGTTTCCCTCTGATGGCCACCGCCATGCCGGCACTCAAAAGCCTGTCAACGCCCCAGTACCGCGAGTTTAAAACCACGCTGCTCTCCGTGATCCAGAGTGATGGCCGCATTGATCTCTTTGAGTGGTGCCTTTTTCAGCTTCTCAGGCACTATCTCGACCCGGAGTTTCTTCGGGTCGAAAACAGCCGTCCGCGCTACCGGCACATCGCCAAAGTCCGGGCACCCCTGCGCCAGGTTCTGTCCGTGCTTGCTCATCAAGGCGAGGGGGATAGCGCCCGGGCCTTTGCCCTTGCCTGTGAAGAACTGGGGCTTTCGGGTCTCACCCTGGCACCCCTGGAAGAGTGCAGCGTGGCGGAGTTCAGCCGCGGTGTGCACACCCTGGCCGATTGCTATCCCCTCCTGAAGCCACGCATCCTCAAGGCTATGGCCCTCGCAGCGGCGGACGACGGCGAAGTCTGTCCCGTGGAGCGCGAACTCGTGATCGCTGTTGCAGCCGTTATGGATTGCCCGCTGCCTCCGGAGTTTGCCCTGGGATAG
- a CDS encoding LemA family protein: MEISTIVFWLVLLGLVIYVINIYNTLVSLKNRHENAFAQIEVQLKRRYDLIPNLVETARAYMAHERETLDAVVSARNEAAAVLKALGDGNSGASMASLAGAENNLQGALGKLNITMEAYPDLKASENMQQLSEELTSTENRVAFARQGFNDAIMAFNTYRQSFPPVLLAATFGHPSDAELLEFDDSVQIQAAPKVSF; the protein is encoded by the coding sequence ATGGAAATCTCAACAATCGTGTTCTGGCTGGTGCTACTGGGTCTGGTGATTTATGTCATCAACATTTACAACACCCTGGTCAGTCTCAAAAATCGCCATGAAAACGCGTTTGCGCAGATCGAGGTGCAGCTCAAACGACGCTATGACCTGATACCCAACCTGGTGGAAACCGCCCGCGCCTACATGGCCCACGAGCGGGAGACTCTCGACGCGGTGGTCAGTGCCCGCAACGAAGCCGCCGCCGTCCTCAAGGCCCTGGGAGACGGGAATAGCGGCGCCTCCATGGCGAGCCTTGCGGGGGCAGAGAACAATCTTCAGGGAGCTCTGGGAAAACTGAACATCACCATGGAGGCCTACCCGGACCTCAAAGCCAGTGAGAACATGCAGCAGCTGTCGGAAGAGCTCACGAGCACGGAGAACCGGGTGGCCTTTGCCCGCCAGGGTTTCAATGACGCCATCATGGCATTCAATACCTACCGCCAGAGTTTTCCGCCGGTGCTCCTGGCGGCGACCTTCGGTCATCCCTCCGATGCAGAGCTTCTGGAGTTTGACGATTCGGTACAGATTCAGGCGGCGCCCAAAGTCAGCTTCTGA
- a CDS encoding ATP phosphoribosyltransferase regulatory subunit has protein sequence MEKQSPIRAWQLPDGIDELLPEAAAQVEALRRTLLDCASRWGYRLVTPPMVEFTDSLLVGVGEDLDLLTFKVPDQVTGRMLGFRADMTPQVARMDAHSLHGDQVNRLCYAGSTLHTRSESLAASRSPLQLGAELYGARGLSADIEVVALMLSMLDVAGVKISQTLTLDLGHGDIFKHVLAASGAVEAGIESEVFDALQRKSRPDLERLLAPLPEASRAGLLSLMDMHGDLTVLDRAEAELGSAVPEIRDSLRELRELSSALQARYPDVSLYIDLAELRGYRYHTGVVFAAYTQGLGEALARGGRYDNVGEVYGRSRPATGFATDLKLLAAQLQQENTPQDAIAAPDKEDPALQEAVKKLRSQGETVIVVFDGETDTRCSRELINIDGQWQATTRQVSLVGEGK, from the coding sequence GTGGAAAAGCAAAGCCCCATTCGGGCATGGCAACTGCCGGATGGCATCGACGAGCTTCTGCCCGAGGCGGCGGCGCAGGTCGAGGCCCTCCGCAGAACGCTTCTGGACTGTGCCTCACGCTGGGGTTACCGCCTGGTCACTCCGCCCATGGTGGAATTCACGGATTCGCTCTTGGTGGGCGTGGGTGAGGATCTCGATCTTCTTACCTTCAAGGTGCCCGATCAGGTGACGGGCCGGATGCTGGGCTTTCGTGCGGACATGACGCCCCAGGTGGCGCGTATGGATGCTCACAGCCTCCACGGTGATCAGGTGAATCGCCTGTGCTATGCCGGGTCTACCCTGCATACGCGCTCCGAATCCCTGGCGGCATCCCGCTCACCCCTGCAGCTTGGCGCGGAGCTTTACGGCGCCCGGGGGCTATCGGCGGATATAGAGGTTGTTGCCCTGATGTTGAGTATGCTCGATGTTGCGGGCGTGAAAATCAGTCAGACCCTGACCCTGGATCTGGGGCATGGCGATATTTTCAAGCACGTGCTCGCCGCCAGCGGCGCCGTGGAAGCGGGTATTGAGTCGGAAGTGTTTGATGCGCTGCAACGCAAGTCCCGTCCGGATCTGGAGCGCCTGCTGGCGCCGTTGCCAGAAGCATCGAGAGCCGGCCTGCTCTCCCTCATGGATATGCACGGAGACCTGACGGTGCTGGATCGTGCCGAGGCGGAGCTTGGCAGCGCGGTGCCCGAGATTCGCGACTCCCTAAGGGAACTCCGCGAGCTCTCGTCGGCGCTGCAGGCCCGTTACCCCGACGTGTCGCTGTACATCGACCTTGCCGAACTGCGTGGCTATCGCTACCACACGGGTGTGGTGTTTGCCGCCTACACGCAGGGTCTCGGGGAGGCTCTCGCTCGTGGGGGACGCTATGACAATGTGGGCGAGGTCTATGGTCGATCCCGTCCCGCCACGGGCTTTGCAACAGATTTAAAGTTGCTCGCAGCGCAGTTACAGCAGGAGAATACGCCCCAGGATGCGATTGCTGCGCCGGATAAGGAAGACCCGGCGCTGCAGGAGGCTGTAAAGAAACTCCGCAGTCAGGGAGAAACAGTCATCGTCGTGTTTGACGGTGAAACAGATACCCGCTGCTCGCGGGAGTTAATCAACATTGATGGACAGTGGCAGGCCACAACGCGGCAGGTGTCACTCGTTGGAGAGGGTAAATGA
- a CDS encoding adenylosuccinate synthase, translating into MSRNVVVLGTQWGDEGKGKIVDLLTDRADAVVRFQGGHNAGHTLVCDGEKTVLHLIPSGILRDSVICCIGNGVVLAPDALLKEIIELEERQVPVRERLRLSPACPLILPYHVALDKAREIRRGADKIGTTGRGIGPAYEDKAARRGLRLGDLADPVRFERKLRDVMEYHNFQLVNYYKVDPVDVEEVLQSSLSMGEQLLPMMSDVTAMLHQFRAESRSILFEGAQGSLLDIDHGTYPFVTSSNTTAGGTATGSGFGPLYLDYVLGITKAYTTRVGSGPFPTELFDATGEHLATRGHEFGATTGRARRCGWFDAVALRNAVNINSVSGLCLTKLDVLDGLESIQICIGYTNEAGDAVLNPMDSEDYEGLIPVYETVPGWSESTVGAKSLDELPKAARDYISTIETVVGAPIDIISTGPDRVETIILHDPFS; encoded by the coding sequence ATGAGCCGTAATGTGGTAGTGCTGGGCACTCAGTGGGGCGATGAGGGCAAGGGCAAGATAGTTGACCTGCTCACCGACCGGGCGGATGCCGTCGTTCGCTTTCAGGGTGGACACAACGCCGGTCACACCCTGGTTTGTGATGGCGAGAAAACCGTGCTCCATTTGATTCCCTCGGGCATTCTCCGGGACAGCGTGATTTGCTGTATCGGAAACGGCGTGGTCCTCGCCCCCGATGCCTTACTCAAGGAAATCATTGAGCTTGAGGAGCGACAGGTGCCCGTGCGCGAGCGCCTGAGACTTTCTCCCGCATGTCCGCTGATTTTGCCGTATCACGTGGCCCTGGATAAGGCCCGGGAGATACGCCGCGGGGCGGACAAGATTGGCACCACGGGGCGGGGTATTGGTCCTGCCTACGAGGACAAAGCTGCGCGACGGGGCCTGCGTCTGGGCGATCTTGCGGATCCGGTGCGTTTCGAGCGCAAGCTGCGGGATGTCATGGAATATCACAACTTCCAGCTGGTGAATTACTACAAAGTAGATCCCGTGGATGTGGAAGAAGTTCTCCAGTCCAGCCTCAGCATGGGAGAGCAGCTGCTCCCCATGATGAGCGACGTGACCGCGATGCTGCATCAGTTCCGCGCCGAGTCGCGGAGTATTCTCTTCGAGGGCGCTCAGGGTTCCCTGCTGGACATTGATCACGGCACCTATCCCTTCGTCACCAGCTCCAACACCACCGCCGGTGGCACAGCCACGGGATCGGGTTTTGGTCCTCTATATCTGGATTACGTGCTGGGCATCACCAAGGCTTACACCACGCGCGTGGGTTCAGGCCCGTTTCCCACGGAATTGTTTGACGCCACCGGTGAGCACCTGGCTACCCGAGGCCACGAGTTCGGAGCGACCACGGGGCGCGCCCGTCGCTGCGGATGGTTTGATGCGGTTGCCCTGCGCAACGCCGTCAACATCAACTCCGTCAGCGGACTCTGCCTGACAAAACTGGATGTTCTCGACGGTCTCGAGTCCATTCAGATTTGCATTGGCTACACCAACGAAGCAGGGGACGCGGTACTCAATCCCATGGACTCGGAAGACTATGAGGGACTGATTCCCGTGTATGAAACCGTGCCCGGCTGGAGTGAGTCCACCGTGGGCGCCAAATCTCTTGACGAATTGCCGAAGGCGGCACGCGATTACATCTCCACCATCGAGACCGTGGTCGGTGCGCCCATCGATATTATCTCCACGGGTCCTGACCGCGTTGAGACCATCATCCTTCACGACCCTTTCAGCTAG
- the hflC gene encoding protease modulator HflC — translation MTGRSLTLLVVATLLLFVASNSLYVIKETERGVLLKFGEVVSPNLEPGLHVKVPFVNNVRKFDGRILTLDSQPERFFTQEQKALIIDSYAKYRIADTSTFYKATNGEESRASGLLAQRINNRLRNQVAIRTIQEVVSGERDQLMETITRELDIVAREELGLEIVDVRVKQIDLPPEVSESVYRRMNAEREKEARERRSQGQELAEGIRAAADREVTVISANAYREAQQIRGRGDAEATAIYANAFGEDPEFYSFTRSLRAYQDSFQSSGDIMLVQPDSEFFRYLKDSSGGN, via the coding sequence ATGACGGGACGTTCATTAACACTGTTAGTCGTCGCCACGCTGCTCTTGTTCGTAGCGAGCAATTCGCTCTACGTGATCAAGGAAACCGAGCGGGGCGTCCTTCTGAAGTTTGGTGAGGTGGTAAGTCCGAACCTCGAGCCGGGTCTTCATGTAAAAGTGCCCTTTGTGAATAATGTTCGCAAATTTGACGGTCGAATTCTCACGCTGGACTCTCAGCCCGAGCGATTCTTCACCCAGGAGCAAAAGGCACTGATCATCGACTCCTATGCCAAGTACCGCATCGCGGACACGTCGACGTTCTATAAAGCCACGAACGGCGAAGAGTCCCGTGCGTCGGGTCTCCTTGCCCAGCGGATCAATAACCGCCTGCGTAACCAGGTGGCGATTCGAACGATCCAGGAAGTGGTTTCCGGTGAGCGTGATCAGCTCATGGAGACGATTACCCGGGAGCTGGATATCGTGGCTCGCGAAGAGCTGGGTCTGGAAATCGTTGATGTCCGTGTGAAGCAGATTGATCTGCCGCCCGAGGTGTCCGAGTCGGTCTATCGACGCATGAACGCCGAGCGGGAGAAAGAGGCACGGGAGCGTCGGTCTCAGGGTCAGGAGCTTGCCGAGGGAATCCGTGCGGCGGCGGATCGCGAGGTGACGGTGATCAGTGCAAACGCTTATCGGGAAGCCCAGCAGATTCGGGGTCGAGGCGATGCCGAGGCCACGGCTATCTATGCGAATGCGTTTGGTGAGGATCCGGAGTTCTACTCCTTTACGCGAAGCCTGCGGGCCTACCAGGATTCTTTTCAGAGCAGTGGCGATATCATGCTGGTGCAGCCTGACAGTGAGTTTTTCCGCTACCTGAAGGACTCCAGCGGAGGCAATTAA
- a CDS encoding DUF2065 domain-containing protein encodes MQEFWQVFPVAVALVFVMEGLLPFISPERWRSMIATVAQLDDGAIRRFGLGSMLFGVVMLYLVH; translated from the coding sequence TTGCAGGAATTTTGGCAGGTCTTTCCCGTTGCTGTGGCGCTCGTCTTCGTGATGGAGGGGCTGCTGCCCTTTATCAGTCCGGAACGCTGGCGTTCCATGATCGCCACCGTGGCCCAATTGGATGATGGTGCGATCAGGCGCTTTGGATTGGGTAGCATGCTCTTTGGCGTCGTGATGTTGTATCTGGTGCATTAA